ACGGGTTCGTCGCTGTTGAGCACGGTACCGTCGGATTCCGCTGGTCGACGACGTAGCCGCCCGCGTCTCCGCTTTCGACACCGAATCGCACGCCTTCGAATGGTTCGCGAATGTGAATGCGCCGCGGTTGTCCGTCAAACAGAGCGATGAAGATGTCTCGCGAGATCGGTTCGGCGCGCAGGACGGGCACCGTCGACGGATCATCGACTCCGGCCGCAGTGCTGCTGAACGCCCGGACAATCATCTTTGGCCAGCGACGTGTCAGTTCCGACCGAATCAGAATTCCCGTCATGCCCGACGGTGCCGGATCGATGGCGGCTCGAATGAGCTGCAGTGTCGTCAGGCTGTAGTGGAAATCGACGGTGCCAATGTTTGTGTTGGAAAACACGCCGTCGATCACACGGTCGATCCATGTCTGATTGACGTGAAAGAACCGGATCGATTCCGGCGGCAGCAAATCCGGATCGGGGACCAGATAGCTGAGCGGAATTCGCCTCAGCAGCCGGATGTCTTCCAGAAAGCTGCGCAGGCGGTCCGGCATTGCGATGCCTTCGACGTCCCACTTGGACAGATCGGTCGGCGGAATGAACTCCAGGCCGTCCTGTGAGGGATTGATGTCGTAACCGCTGACAAGTTCAAGGACCGACTGAATTCCGGTCGCCGCGCTGACATGTTGTTTCATAAATGATGCTCCTGTCAGGCCTTAGCTGCCTGAGCAACGTCGGCGAATTGTTCCTCCAGCGTGGCTGCGGTCACGGTGCCGATGTTCAGTCCCGTCACGGGAGTCGTCACGGCCGGACCGATACTGTTCAGCGTGGAGACAACCGCGCCGACATCCCACTGGCCGAGGTGGTCGCGGATGCCGGTGATGTCGCCAACCCCTTTGTCGAAAAACAGGCTCTGATCCTTCACAAGATTCTGCCCGAGAGCAGAATCCCACGGCCGTTCGGCCCAAGCGGGATTGACGACCCAGTCGGGCTTCTGCAGCACATCGGGGAGCGGATTGACAAGGTCCGGCACATCCAGCGGTTTCAGCGTACCTTTGACGTGTCGCAGGTCTTCGAGAATTCCGGGATCGTTCAGCGCCAGCAGCCGGCCAAGTTCAAACGCCGCGGCGTGGGAAAAATCGAGCGGCGTGGTCTGATCGGCGTTTTCAAATTCATCCGGAGCCGGCGCGATGGCGAAACCCGGACTGCGCGGCGCCGGAGCGAAGGGATGCAGTGGACTGCGATACGTGGCGTTGACGTCCTGATCGTGTTCGACCGGCGTCAGGAAGTAGGCGTCGCGGTCGATCAGACCTTTGAAGCCGCCGGACAGCGGTGCCGTTTCACCGGCGGTCACTGGTGCCGGAAGGTTGCCAAACCGCAGCACTCCGCCGTGTGGCCGATACGCGATTGACTTGATGACCTGTTCGAAGTCACCGCCCTGCGACGGACGAAACGTCCAGTGATGCAGCACAATCAGCGTTGTTGATCCCGCGGCCGGCGGCGGAAACAACTCCGACGCCTGCTCGACAGAAACAAGCACAGCGGTATGCAGTTCCGGCTTCTGACCGGCGGCAGCCGCAGCATCCGGCAGGCGGTTGCAGACAACGATCGCATGGTCGACATCCGCGCCGCCGATCGTTTCCCGTTTCATGTGGCACAGCAGCGGCAGTTCCGATTCCTGCGGCATGATCTGACTCAGCAAAGAGTTCGCAACGGTGAGCGTACTGACTTCCGTTTCCGGAGAAATCTGCAGCGTGGTCATCAGCCGCGTGCGTGTCTTCAGGTCCTGAATGCTTTGAACACGAAGCTTGCTGACGGACACAGTTGGTGCCTGCTTTCGCTGTGCGGGCGATCGCAGTTCGGATTCCCTGAACAGCAGCAGTGCCAGCCAGGGAGTCGCTGCGTCGGCATTCGGGCCGGTCCGTTCCCACGGCAGCGTGCGCCGCGACAGGGCGATGTGTGGCAGGAACTCATCCGGCGACGTGTCACTTCCAGGCGACGGGTACACGCCGGCGATCATGTCCGCCAGCAGCGCCGTCTGCGGGCCGTCGATACGGACATGCACTGTCGCCGGCCCGTCCTGCTTCAACCGGCCGTCCAGCGTCTGCGAGACCGTGATCGGTTCCGACTTCCCGGCTTTCACGAGCGGGATGCACGAGGAGTAGATCTGTTTCATGCCGTGACCTCCAGGCTGACGGACGTAACCAGGTTTCTGCGATCCACGGGCATCGCGTCGTCGACAAGATCCCAGTTGCGGTCGCGCTGTAAATCGGCCGCCACCAGCCGTGACGATCGCGGAATGAATACGATGCCGTCGAACTTCCAATCGGGGCCGATGTCCACAGTGACGGACCAGGGCGACGTCGCTCGAGCCGACATCACCATCGCGACACGACCGGCCGACACGACGGGGATCAGCGACTTCAGGCTGGCGTTTTCGCTCATCCATCGCAGCTGCTCCGCTGCGGGGCCAGGCTGATCGACGGCAGGCACCAGCTTCAGCACCAGCGAACCTCCCGCGCGGCCAGCGCTGGCGAACGACACGTGCAGCATCGACGCGTGTTCGAACAGCTCCGCGCCGGGCAGACTGTCCATCGGGCTGACAGCCAGATCGAATCCGGAACACACGCCGACAACGCAGCCGTGTCCGACGAATTGCCGGCTGCCGACGGCCAGCAGAATCGATTCGCGTTCGACACCGACCGCAGTCGGTTCATTCGAACGGCCCTCGCCGATCAGCACGGCTCGCGCGGCCTTCGACGACAGCTTCAGAGCCGCGGAACCTCGCACCGTCGAATCGGTCACAACGGCGCCGCCGCGATCGAATAAGATGGCGCGAGTTGACTGTTCACCGCTGAACTGCAGCGACCCGCCGCGCGGCTCACCTCCGAGTTCGATCATTGACACCTGGCCGGCGGGAACTCGCAACGCGGCCTGGAACCGGTCGCGCACTCCGTCCTGCGGCGTCAGCGTCGTTTGTTTCAGCAACGTCGGCGGCGTCAGCGTTTCCATCTGCCGTTTCTGCACAGGTTCGTTGGAACGCGTCGGCAGAGTTCTCAGTTGGACCGCAAACATTTCGGCGGGTCGAGCGGGCGACGCAGGCGGTGACATCACGGGAAAATCGCCCGCACCGATTCCGGCAACCGTCAGCACGATTCCGGCAGACAGCTTTGACAGCCGCTGCAGTTCCGCCGTTCGAAGATTCACAGTCAGCGGCCGACGCTTACGGGCTCGCAGGTCCGCCAGAGCTGCGCTGCGGCGTTGGATGCCGGAAGACAACTTCAGAGTGATGGCAGCAGCATTGCCGAACGAATAACGCTGTTTGATCGCCCCCAGCGAAACTCCGCCGCCGACAGGTGCCCCCAGCGGGACGGGGTACGAATCGTCCGGGTCCGAAGGTTCTCCCGTCGGTGCCGTCAGCGGCGGGGTCGCGGGAATGACAGGTTCGTACCGGACGATCATGCCTTCGATCAGTGCGATCGACGGCTCGTTCGTCTTGATATTCGAAATCGTGTCACGTTCGCTGACCTGCGCTTCGGGCACAGGATCACCGAAGTTCGCCTGCGGAAAATAGTCGGCAAGCCACTGACGTTTTGCCTGGTTGATCTTCGATGCACCGATGGCCAGGGTTGTCGGTCGATCGAGCCAGTTGCTGCCCGGTCCGGTGCATAACGGCAGATCGATTTCTCCGCTGATTGAAGGCAGCGGATCCGTCGACGTGTCGAGCTTTCCGATCGGCAAACGGGTGCGTACCAGAAAACTGAATTCCGGAGCCAGCCGCACCGGCTGGGCTGGGTCGAGTCCTTCCTGCTTTTCCTTGTCCTCATCATCCGGCGGCAGTTTGCCGGAACGTCCCGTGAGGAACTCAACGCGAAACAATCCCGCGCCGGCCGCCGTGCTGAACGCCGCCGTACGAGCACCACCGTTCCACGACGTGGCCGGAACGCCGATCTGTCGACTAAGAAAATCGGACAACGGCGGAGGAGGAGGCTCATGCTGCTTCTTGCCAAAGTCCACGTCGAACTCGACCAGTGCAAGGTCGATCCTGGCGTTACCGCCGAATTCCGGAGTCCAGACATCCAGATCGACACCGATTTCGTGCCTGCCGAAGAACACAAACCAGATGTGAACACCCAACCTTGCGCGCAGGAAGAACGGATCCCACTTCATCAGCACATCGACATAGACGTCCAGGCCGGCTTCGATACCTGCGAACTCGCCCCACAGCGAAACCTTCGCTCCGGCCATCAGCGCCTGCGGTGTGCAGCAGAAAAACGTTTCCACCGACAGATGCACAACGCTGTAGATGACGGCCTTCGCGCCAACGCGAATCAGTTCCGGATAATGTTCCGGCTTTGCGAACAGCGGGTGATAGCCGCCGATGGAAAACAGAAAGTCGCCCTTGTGAGGTTCCCGGTACCAGGCGCACAGCGCGAAGTCGCCCTGCAGACTGAAGATGTCGCGGTGAATGACGTAGCTGTTCGGCGACAGCCGCGCCCGCATGATGAATTTCTCTTCGTCCGCCGTGACCTCAATGCCGATTTCGAAATAACACAGCGGCTCAATGCCGAAGGACGCCATGCCGAGAATTTGAATCGAGAACCCGCGGCCGAATCCGATCGCCACAACAACTTTGCCGTTGATGAAACCGAACGCCGTGAACTGAATGCCGCCGGCAATCCAGTTCTGCCCCTTCACCGCGGCAAAATGCACGCTCAGCGATTTCAGGTCTTCCGCCGCATTGCCACCGCCGATCGAAATCTCGCCCCGCATGACTTTCAGAAACGGATGATCGAGCAGAAGTCCGGGAGCCGGCAACGATCGATTGAATCCAAAACCACCGGCGACTCCGGTGATGAAGAACCACGGTGGTCCGCCCAGCGGTGCCACAAGCGACGCGAAGATGAACAGCGATGCAGTATCGTCCGGAAGCTGCGTGTATCCGCCGATCGCCGACAGTTCAAAATACCCGGCGACGGACACCACCGCGCCGCCTACGTAGTCGGTCTGGCCGTTGTTTTCGACGGCGGCGAAGAATCCCGCCAGTCGCAGCACGCCGGTGTCCATCGACAGACCAAGGCCGTGCAGGAACGGTTCCACGTCTCCGTCGCCGAAACGAAATCTGAGCCCCAGTTCATAGGCGGCCACCGCAATCGGCCCGAGTTCGAAGCCCAGATCAAGTCCGACGGCCATCGATTCTTCGCGCACGTCCACGAGCAGCGCCGCGATTTCCAACGGGCCGATCGTGCGCTGGATCGGGATCTTTCCGCCGCCTGTCACCTTAAGCGAACCGGGCGCGGCGTACGTTGCCGACAGATGGAATCCCGGCATCGGCCGCATGTCGGGAATCAGCGAGGCAACAATCCCGGACCCGTTGCCGGTGTTGCTCAGCCGCAGATTCTCAAACCCCAGCGTGAATCCGTCCAGCACGGTCGCCGACGACGGATTGACGGTGACTCCGCCCTTCAGCCGTCCCACGAAGATTGGTACGTCTTCGTCTTCAATCGGACCGAACTCGACACCAACAACGACCTTCCCGTTCTGGACACCGATGTCCAGCGACGCGTCCGAAGACAGAGCCAGCTCGATCTCCTGTCCCTGCCCGGCGACGCCCGCGACTCTTGTCAGCAGGACAACAGCATCCGGACTGCCGCCGGTCACTTCCGCGTTGATGAAGTCCGCCGCGGTTGTGATCAACTGGCCGAGATCCGTGTTCGGCGCGGCGGCTTTCAATGCCCAGATGACGATGTCGCCCAGCAACTGCTCAGGAGCATTCGCTTCCGGCGGAAACACGATGTTCAGCGCGGGAGTGCCCAGCACGAACTCCGGCGGCTTGCCGGTTTCCAGCCGCAATGACAGATCATAGTTGCCGTCAAACCCGGCAAGTCCGGATCCCACGACGGTTGTGCGCAACAGACTCAGTTTGAAGCCCGCACCGTCGACGGCGGCCGTCAGCAGTTCATTGCCAATCGAAAGTCCGGCCCCCGCGGCGATGAACTGCACAATGTCATGCCAGCTTGCATCCAGATTCGGGCGCGTAAACGTAGCGCCGTCGAAGCGTCCCAGCGGAATGCGGCACGTGCGAGCCGGAGCGGTCGTTTCCAGATCGAGAACCAGCGTGAAGGTGTTCGCCGGTTCGCTCGGCGGAGTCAGCAGACCGACCCAGGCACCATTCGTCCCGGTCGGTCGAGCGTAGTTGCCCGCGGCATCGGCCAGCACGGGCGGCACACCGGCCTGCGGGGCACCTGTCAGCGGAAAGAAGAACGATCCGTCGAGAAAACTGGGATTCTCGTTGCCCGTCAACAAGGCTCGCAGATGCCACAGGAACGTCAGCGCACCGGTGGCGCTGTTGTTGGTGGTCAGCACCGTAGATCGCCATGCGTCGAAGTTGGGAGGAGTCTTCATCGGCGCGACCAGCGGAAACGCGGCAATCACGCCCGCCGGATCTCCGAGCATTGGAAACAGGTGGTTATTGATCCGTTTGAAGAATTCCTCGTTGGCCGCAGCACGCTGCGCGATCCACGACTTCAGCACATACACCGCCAGCCGCGCGGCGTCCCAGGCAATCAGTGGATTCGGAAAATCAAGCTGGCGCGAATCGCTCGCCGATCGGCTGGCCTTCAGACCGATCGTGTTTGCGGCCGTGCCGACTTCCCCCGTCAATTCACCGGATGCCAGGAAGTCGGGAACCGGAAACGCACCGCTGAATACGACCTGTCCAAGCTGCGGAGTCACCGGCCGGCAATCTGAATCAGCCGGGCCAGCGTCGCCAACGTGATCTGCTGTCCAGCAACCGGCACGTTCGCCTTTGCTCCAAGACCGATCTGCAGCGGACCAGCCTTCGTCCACGCGAACCCGAGACCAACGCTGTTCGTGTCGACAACCGGTTCCCAGTTCGCGGCAGAGTTGAACTCACCCGTCGGCGCAGGCCGTTCCAGCAACGCCCGCACCAGAGCCCCGATACGTTCGCGTTCGGCTGGGAGAGCGTTCAGCGAATTTCCGAACGGGTCGCCGAACCAGCTCCAGTCGACCTCGCCGCTTGCCTTGAACAGCCCCAGCAGGTGCCCGAGTTCCACCAGAGCAACGTCGAACGCAGCCATCAGATCTCTCCTGCAACAACGCTGACGTCGATTCCTTCCGGTGACGCTGTAAAGCCTCGCAGCGTGAGCGGCTCATTCGCAAATTGCCGACGCGCTGTCTGCAGCGCAATCTGGATCGCATCCTGCACAGCGTCCCAAACGACTCGCTGCAGGTCGTCCCCCCAGACTTCAGCCAGCATTGCGGTTTCGCGGTCGGCGGCATTGATGCGGGCTGCGGCCGAGATTCCGTCGGCCTCATTCGGAGTGCCAAGGAAGTAGACGATTTCCAGCGAACGGCGGCCGGTCTGTTCCGTCTCAAGCAGCAGACCAACAACCAGCCAGCCGTCCAGCAGCCGCGCCTGAGTGCGGTCGGCGTGGATCAGCACGGCGTGCGATCCTGATTGCCAGACAACGCGTCGAGCGTTCGCGTTCAGTCCCAGAAGACGCTGGCGGACACGGAGCTGAACGTCCCGTGCCGAGATCGTCAACAACACGACATCCACGGCAACACCCCCCGACCAGAAAGAACGAGGAACGCAACACACGAACACGCACTGTTAAACAAGTCACTGCTGCGCATCCTATCGCTAATCCACGTGAACACAAGCCCACCATTGACGGCAGGAAATCCCGGATGGCGGTCCTCGGTGCAGGGCGGCAAAAGTGTCGGACGAGATCATTGCACCCGGCGACATCCTGCACCGGCCCGGCGCACGGAATAAGGACCTGACGCGGGTCGGCTTGCGTCGAATGCGGAAAAGCGTCTTGTCACAGAATCGCGTGGCGCCGAGGCCGTGGTTGCATGACTCTCTGCGATTGGAAAACTGTGTGTGCAGCGGGCGTCTCGACAAACTGCGGTCGTTCCGCCACGATGGAGGTTTCAGGAGAACCGCCGATCATGACCGGACGAAAGCACTCACGAAGTTTCATGTGGATTCTGGCGGTCGGAATGCTGCTGAGTGGCGTCTCGCGGCCTGCCGTCGCTGCCGATGAAACGGCCGCCACATCGAACGATCAGCCACAGCGTGTGCAATCGGGACTGCTGGCGATCTACGATTTTCGGATGGAAGCTGGTGACATTGTCAGCGATCGTTCCGGAGCCGTGCCGCCGACGGATCTGAAAATCGCCAGTGTCGACGCCGTCCGCCGATCAGACGGGGCGCTTGAGATCGTCGGCGAAACCATCATTCGTTCCGCAGCTCCTCCGCGGCGTCTGATTGAAGCGATTCGGCGAACCGGCGAATTGACGATCGAAGCGTGGATTCGTCCGGCCGACGCTTCGCAAAAGGGACCGGCGCGAATTGTGACACTGTCAAAAAACGGCAGCGAACGTGACTTCACGCTGGGGCAGGACGGAAACCGCTACGACATCCGGCTGCGCACTCGCGAAACCAGCACCAACGGCATTCCGTCCGTCAGTTCGCCGCCGCAGAGTCTGACCGCGGAAGTGACTCACGTTGTCTACACGCGCAGCCTGTCCGGCGAGGCTCGCATCTTTCTGAACGGGGAACTCGCCGAACAGGGACACGTCTTCGGACGCACCTCCAACTGGAATGATTCCTACCTGCTGGCTCTGGCGAATGAACATTCCAACGATCGGCCGTGGAAGGGCACGTATTACCTGGTGGCCGTCTACAGCCGCGATCTGCTGACCGAAGAAGTGGTGCAGAATTTTCGAGCGGGCCCTGACGCCACAGCGGTTCCTGTCCAGCCGCTGGCGCGCGACGAACGAGCACACGTCTTCGAAACTCAGGTGGCTCCGCTGCTGGCGAAGCACTGTCTGGAATGTCACGACGCGGCGAACAGATCCGGCGGGCTGAATCTTTCCCGGCAAAAGTCGGCGCTGGCTGGTGGAGACAACGGCCGCGTGATTGTTCCCGGAATGGCCGCGAGCAGTCCGTTGTGGGCGGCGGTGGAAAGTGAATCGATGCCGCTGGAACGTGCGCCTCTGTCGTCGGAAGAAAAGCAGATCCTGCGCCAATGGATCGACGACGGAGCTTCCTGGACGCTGGACACGATCGATCCGGCCGTCTACGCCCACGACGGTCCGGCCGGCGAGAACTGGCTGCGGCGGCTGACAATTCCGGAATACATCGAATCCGTTCGCAGCACCGTCGGCGTTGATATTTCGAAGGAAGCCCGCGAACTGCTGCCACCCGATCTGCGTGCCGACGGATTCAGCAACACGGCTTACAACCTGAATGTGGATCTGAAGCATGTCGACGCCTACGGCCAGCTCGCTCAGGTCATTGTCGAACGCATGGACATCAACGCGTTTGCTTTGAAGTTTTCGTCATCGCGACGCTTTACCGACGATGACATGGGCGACCTGATTTCCCGGATGGGCCGCTGGCTGTTGCGCGGCCCGCTGGACGATCGGGAAGTGATCGCCTTCCGCGGAATTTCCACAACGACGGCCAGCACCGGCGGCGACTTTGAAGAGGCTGTCGGTTTGATTGTCGAAGCCATGCTGCAGTCGCCGCGATTTTTGTATCGCATGGAAACTCAGGCCGGTGACGGTGAACGCTGGCCGGTTTCGGAATTCGAACTGGCGTCACGGCTGAGCTACACGATCTGGGGAGGACCGCCGGATCAGGAACTTCTGCGAGCCGCCGACATGGGAGAACTCGACGGTGAAAACATCCGCCGGCAGATTGATCGCATGCTGGACGATCCGCGAGCCGTCACGCGTTCGCTGCAATTCGCTTCCGAATGGCTGAACCTGACTCGGCTCAACAACCTGCAGCCGAACCGCGACAGGTTCCCCGACTGGAACGCCGCGCTGGCCGATGACATGCGACGGGAAACTCTGGCGTTTTTCGAGGACGTCGTGTGGACGCAGAACCGTCCGCTGTCCGATCTGCTGAATGCTCAGGTCACGTTTCTGACGCCGCGGCTGGCGAAGTTCTACAACATCCCTAACGCCGACTCCCTGCGCGAAGGCGGTGAGTCCGCGGCTGATGATGTCGTGGCAAGATACGATGTGTCGTCAGTGCCGGGCCGCGGCGGCCTGCTGACTCACGGCAGCATTCTGACTGTCGGCGGTGACGATGCGTCGATGGTTGCACGCGGTCTGTTTGTGATGCATGACCTGCTGCGGGGAGTTGTCAGGGATCCTCCGCCCTGCGTCGACACGACTCCCGTTCCGACGAAAGCCGGACTGACGCAGCGCGGGATCTCCGAAGGTCGACTGGCCAACGGAAGTTGCCGCGGCTGTCATGTGAAGTTCGAACCACTGGCCTTCGGTCTCGAAAACTTCGACGGCCTGGGAGCGTTTCATGAACAGGACGAACACGGCAACGTCCTGCGTTCAGACGGAGAAATCCTGTTTCCCGGAGCCGAAGCGCCGGTGGCGTACTCCACTGCCGCCGACCTGGCGGACCTGCTGGCGGCCAGTGATCGCGTTAAGGAAACGATCACCTGGAAGCTGACACAATTCGCTCTCGGCCGCCCGCTGACCTCCGCAGATGCTCGCACCGTGAACGAAATTCACCGGCAGGCACTGGCAAACGGCGGCACGTACCGGAACCTGCTGACCGAAATCCTGATGAGCGACCTGGTGCAGATGACGGCGACCGAAGTCATGCGTCCCGCCGAGCAGTAACGGCGAATGGTCAACTTGTTAGAACCGCGGATGAACTTTCACCTTCCCGCGCAGTGGGTCGATGGCGAAATCGGCGTTCAGCCGATTCGACTCGGGGAGGGTCGTTCGCAGGGGACGCGACTTGCGACGTCACTCGCCGTTCCCGGCCCTCCCCTCGTCGATCCGCTGAACACGGATCAACTTCGACCCTCCCCGGCTTCGCCAGGAGGGTGATGAATCCTGCTTCATGTTTGATGGTATCGTTTCAATGGTCACTCGCCCATCAGTGAAGTGCGTCCTGCAGAGCCCGCCGGTTCGCTTCGAGACGATTGCTACACTCCGCGTTCAATCGCGTCGCCCGGGGAGAAGATCGATCGGCCGCCTTCCACAGGAATGCAGGCTCCGGTGATGAACGTGTTGTTCGCCAGGAACTCCACCGCCGAGGCGATGGATTCCGGGCAGTCGGCGTGTTTCACAAGTGTCGCGTCGATCAACGACCGCTGTTCGTCTTCGGACGACGACGGCGGGAACATGACCGGTCCCGGATGAATGCAGTTGACTCGCACCTTCGGGTTCAGCGCCGCCAGTTCGACGGCCAGCATCCGTGTCAGCGTGGGAATGCTGCCCTTCGCCAGATAGTAGGCGGCGAATCCGATGCCCGGACGCGCGATGGCCCAGTCGCCGATGGTGACGATCGAACCACCTTCCGGCTGTTTCGCCATGATCAGCCCGGCGGCTCGCGCGCAAAAAAACGTGCCCAGCGTGTTGACGTCGAAACTGCGGCGGATGTCGTCGGCGTTCACGTCCGACAGCGGTGTCTTTTTCCAGACAGATGACGTTGTTACCAGCAGGTCCAGCCGGCCGAAGTGCTGCCGAACGGAACCGAACATTCGGTCGACGTCGACTTCATCGGAGACGTCCGCCTGAAACGCCTGGCACGTCGTTCCTGCCGTTCGAAGTTCGTCAACAGTGCGTACGGCATATTTGCCGGATGAATGAAAGTGGATCGCGATCGAATATCCCCGAGCCGCCAGGTGCCGCGCGATCACGTTGCCGACGCGGGGACGCCCGCTGCCGGTAATCAGCGCGACCTTCGGTTGTTCGGTCGGCGCAGCCATGTCATCCGTCATCGGCGCCCCGCTGAGTTTTCGAGGACGGAGACTTCCCGCAGCAGCCGTATTCCACCGCCGCTGGGATCGTCGATCGAATTCATCTGCCGAGCGGCGGAACGGGATTCCAGGACGCCACCCATCGCCGTTCCTCCCCGGTGAACGCGGTACTCGCCGCGGCGCTGCGCTGTCGGATCGGGACGAGACGGGCCGGGCGGATCTGTTGCCGGCTGACCGTCGCCGTAGCTGTCGGCGGCATACCAGTCGCGGCAGTATTCGGACAGATTTCCGTGCATGTCATACAGCCCGAACGGATTCGGACGCCTCTGACCGACGGGTTCCGTAAATGGTTCCGAATCGACAGGCGTGTTGAAAGCAACCGCGGCATACTCGTGCACCGCCGCCAGATGGTCACCCCAGCTCCAGTTGGTTTCCGTGCCCGCCCGGCAGGCAAATTCCCATTCGGCTTCCGTCGGCAGGCGGCAGACAATTCCGTCACGGCTGCACCAGCGACAGTACGCGGCGGCGTCGGACCAGGTGATGTTGCCCACGGGATGTTGTTCCGTCATCCAGGCAGTGGCTTCGCCGAGTTGCTTCCAGTTGAAAAAGTCGCCGTGTTGGCGAACCCAGTGTCCGTCCTTCAGTCCGTTTCCCGAATCGGTTCGTTCGGGTTCGGTGACGTAACCGGAATCGTCAACGAACCGCCGGAATTGTTCGACGGTGACTTCCGTTCGAGACAGATAGAACGGCTT
The Planctomycetaceae bacterium genome window above contains:
- a CDS encoding DUF6603 domain-containing protein, coding for MTPQLGQVVFSGAFPVPDFLASGELTGEVGTAANTIGLKASRSASDSRQLDFPNPLIAWDAARLAVYVLKSWIAQRAAANEEFFKRINNHLFPMLGDPAGVIAAFPLVAPMKTPPNFDAWRSTVLTTNNSATGALTFLWHLRALLTGNENPSFLDGSFFFPLTGAPQAGVPPVLADAAGNYARPTGTNGAWVGLLTPPSEPANTFTLVLDLETTAPARTCRIPLGRFDGATFTRPNLDASWHDIVQFIAAGAGLSIGNELLTAAVDGAGFKLSLLRTTVVGSGLAGFDGNYDLSLRLETGKPPEFVLGTPALNIVFPPEANAPEQLLGDIVIWALKAAAPNTDLGQLITTAADFINAEVTGGSPDAVVLLTRVAGVAGQGQEIELALSSDASLDIGVQNGKVVVGVEFGPIEDEDVPIFVGRLKGGVTVNPSSATVLDGFTLGFENLRLSNTGNGSGIVASLIPDMRPMPGFHLSATYAAPGSLKVTGGGKIPIQRTIGPLEIAALLVDVREESMAVGLDLGFELGPIAVAAYELGLRFRFGDGDVEPFLHGLGLSMDTGVLRLAGFFAAVENNGQTDYVGGAVVSVAGYFELSAIGGYTQLPDDTASLFIFASLVAPLGGPPWFFITGVAGGFGFNRSLPAPGLLLDHPFLKVMRGEISIGGGNAAEDLKSLSVHFAAVKGQNWIAGGIQFTAFGFINGKVVVAIGFGRGFSIQILGMASFGIEPLCYFEIGIEVTADEEKFIMRARLSPNSYVIHRDIFSLQGDFALCAWYREPHKGDFLFSIGGYHPLFAKPEHYPELIRVGAKAVIYSVVHLSVETFFCCTPQALMAGAKVSLWGEFAGIEAGLDVYVDVLMKWDPFFLRARLGVHIWFVFFGRHEIGVDLDVWTPEFGGNARIDLALVEFDVDFGKKQHEPPPPPLSDFLSRQIGVPATSWNGGARTAAFSTAAGAGLFRVEFLTGRSGKLPPDDEDKEKQEGLDPAQPVRLAPEFSFLVRTRLPIGKLDTSTDPLPSISGEIDLPLCTGPGSNWLDRPTTLAIGASKINQAKRQWLADYFPQANFGDPVPEAQVSERDTISNIKTNEPSIALIEGMIVRYEPVIPATPPLTAPTGEPSDPDDSYPVPLGAPVGGGVSLGAIKQRYSFGNAAAITLKLSSGIQRRSAALADLRARKRRPLTVNLRTAELQRLSKLSAGIVLTVAGIGAGDFPVMSPPASPARPAEMFAVQLRTLPTRSNEPVQKRQMETLTPPTLLKQTTLTPQDGVRDRFQAALRVPAGQVSMIELGGEPRGGSLQFSGEQSTRAILFDRGGAVVTDSTVRGSAALKLSSKAARAVLIGEGRSNEPTAVGVERESILLAVGSRQFVGHGCVVGVCSGFDLAVSPMDSLPGAELFEHASMLHVSFASAGRAGGSLVLKLVPAVDQPGPAAEQLRWMSENASLKSLIPVVSAGRVAMVMSARATSPWSVTVDIGPDWKFDGIVFIPRSSRLVAADLQRDRNWDLVDDAMPVDRRNLVTSVSLEVTA
- a CDS encoding DUF1592 domain-containing protein; translation: MTGRKHSRSFMWILAVGMLLSGVSRPAVAADETAATSNDQPQRVQSGLLAIYDFRMEAGDIVSDRSGAVPPTDLKIASVDAVRRSDGALEIVGETIIRSAAPPRRLIEAIRRTGELTIEAWIRPADASQKGPARIVTLSKNGSERDFTLGQDGNRYDIRLRTRETSTNGIPSVSSPPQSLTAEVTHVVYTRSLSGEARIFLNGELAEQGHVFGRTSNWNDSYLLALANEHSNDRPWKGTYYLVAVYSRDLLTEEVVQNFRAGPDATAVPVQPLARDERAHVFETQVAPLLAKHCLECHDAANRSGGLNLSRQKSALAGGDNGRVIVPGMAASSPLWAAVESESMPLERAPLSSEEKQILRQWIDDGASWTLDTIDPAVYAHDGPAGENWLRRLTIPEYIESVRSTVGVDISKEARELLPPDLRADGFSNTAYNLNVDLKHVDAYGQLAQVIVERMDINAFALKFSSSRRFTDDDMGDLISRMGRWLLRGPLDDREVIAFRGISTTTASTGGDFEEAVGLIVEAMLQSPRFLYRMETQAGDGERWPVSEFELASRLSYTIWGGPPDQELLRAADMGELDGENIRRQIDRMLDDPRAVTRSLQFASEWLNLTRLNNLQPNRDRFPDWNAALADDMRRETLAFFEDVVWTQNRPLSDLLNAQVTFLTPRLAKFYNIPNADSLREGGESAADDVVARYDVSSVPGRGGLLTHGSILTVGGDDASMVARGLFVMHDLLRGVVRDPPPCVDTTPVPTKAGLTQRGISEGRLANGSCRGCHVKFEPLAFGLENFDGLGAFHEQDEHGNVLRSDGEILFPGAEAPVAYSTAADLADLLAASDRVKETITWKLTQFALGRPLTSADARTVNEIHRQALANGGTYRNLLTEILMSDLVQMTATEVMRPAEQ
- a CDS encoding SDR family oxidoreductase; translation: MAAPTEQPKVALITGSGRPRVGNVIARHLAARGYSIAIHFHSSGKYAVRTVDELRTAGTTCQAFQADVSDEVDVDRMFGSVRQHFGRLDLLVTTSSVWKKTPLSDVNADDIRRSFDVNTLGTFFCARAAGLIMAKQPEGGSIVTIGDWAIARPGIGFAAYYLAKGSIPTLTRMLAVELAALNPKVRVNCIHPGPVMFPPSSSEDEQRSLIDATLVKHADCPESIASAVEFLANNTFITGACIPVEGGRSIFSPGDAIERGV